A region from the Benincasa hispida cultivar B227 chromosome 12, ASM972705v1, whole genome shotgun sequence genome encodes:
- the LOC120067794 gene encoding probable bifunctional TENA-E protein: MADPKTRAQLAGGMTATDSWLRKHRLIYTEATRHPFVLTIRDGTVDLSAFRIWLEQECEFLRSFAAFVASVLVKAWKESDDRADEEVILGSLASLNDEFAWFKKEALKRDINLTEIVPQKATVGYSRFLESLMRPEVEYTVAITALWGIEAVYHESFAYCSEEGTKTPLELREACGRWGNEGFGKYCNRLKEIADRRLEMGSGEVSKKAEVGLLRVLEYEVGFWNMIRPPPHRTAPVVGGV; encoded by the exons ATGGCGGACCCTAAAACCAGAGCTCAACTCGCCGGAGGAATGACCGCCACCGACTCATGGCTCAGAAAGCACCGTCTCATCTACACGGAGGCCACACGCCATCCTTTCGTCCTCACCATTCGCGACGGCACCGTCGATCTCTCCGCCTTCAGAATCTGGCTG GAACAGGAGTGCGAATTTCTAAGATCATTCGCGGCATTCGTCGCAAGTGTGTTAGTGAAAGCATGGAAAGAATCGGACGATCGTGCAGATGAGGAAGTGATTCTCGGGAGTTTAGCATCTCTTAATGACGAATTCGCGTGGTTCAAGAAAGAAGCCCTAAAACGAGACATCAATTTGACTGAAATTGTTCCTCAGAAAGCCACGGTTGGCTATTCCAG GTTTCTGGAGAGTTTGATGAGGCCGGAAGTGGAATACACGGTGGCGATAACGGCGCTTTGGGGGATAGAAGCGGTGTACCATGAGAGCTTTGCGTATTGCTCTGAAGAAGGAACAAAAACGCCATTGGAATTGAGAGAAGCTTGTGGAAGATGGGggaatgaaggatttgggaagTACTGTAATAGATTGAAGGAGATTGCGGATAGGAGATTGGAAATGGGGAGTGGAGAAGTGAGTAAAAAAGCAGAAGTGGGATTGTTGAGAGTTCTTGAATATGAAGTTGGGTTTTGGAATATGATCCGCCCTCCTCCGCACCGCACTGCTCCGGTCGTCGGAGGGGtttaa